The genomic segment CATCCCGGGCCCGGCGTACTCCCAACCCAGACACCTGGTGGAGCTCAACGGGCGCCTGGTCTTCAGCGGCAGGAACGACGTCCCCGAGGAGGGGGCGGTGCTCTGGGAGGTGGACGCGCAGGGGCGGCAGCGGAAGATTTCCGTCACCGCTCCCGGGGCGGTGGGGAGCGCGGTGTACGAGACGGTCGTCTCCGAGGGCACGCTCTTCTTCTTCGCCAACCAGAACTCGAAGCTCGAGCTGTGGTCGTATGACGGGACGTCCGCGAACGCGACCCTGGTTGCCAGGGACTTGTTCAGGAGCTCCTTCACCGCGGTGGCCGTGGGCGGGGCCATCTACTTCGGCGCCGACACCTTCGCCGATGGCATGGAGCTGTGGCGCTCCGATGGGACTCCCGAGGGGACGCGCATGGTGAAGCAGATTCGCGGGGCCTTCACGGCCGGAATGGGCGACGTGTTCACCCCCCAGGGAATCGCTGACCGGGGCGTGGTGCTCTTCAGCGCCTCGGATGGGGTGCGCGGCCTGGAGCTGTGGATGTCGGATGGCACCGACGAGGGGACGCGGCCCATCGGGGACCTCAATCCTGGGCCTCGTTCCAGCAATCCCGCCGACTACGTGCGCATCGGGGACGGGGATTATGTGTACTTCGGCGCCGACGATGGGACGCACGGCTCCGAGCTGTGGCGTTGGAAGCTGCCGCCCCCCGACACCACCGCGCCCGTGCTGACGTGCCCGGCGGCGGTGACGGTCGAGGCCACCTCTTCCTCTGGAGCCCTCGCGTCCTGGCCGGGCGCCGCGGCGCGAGATGACGTCACCTCCCCGCCCTGGGTGACGTACAGCCACCGCTCGGGGACCCGGTTTCCCCTGGGGACGACGCCGGTGACGGTGAAGGCGAAGGACGCGACGGGCAACACGGCCACGTGCTCCTTCGGCGTGTCGGTGGTGGACTCCACCGCGCCGGGTGTGACGTGCCCCTCGGATGTCGAGGTGGAGGCCGTGGGTCCCGACGGTTCCGCGGTCACCTTCGCGGCGGCCACGGTGAGCGATGCGGTGACGGCCAGCCCGGAGGTGACGTACAGCCACGCCTCGGGCAGCACCTTCGCCCTGGGCGAGACGGGGGTGACGGTGAGCGCGAAGGACTCGGCCGGCAACACCGGGACGTGCTCCTTCCGCGTTACCGTGAAGGACAGCACCCGCCCCACGTTGATGTGCCCGGCGCCCGTCGTGGCGGAGGCCTCCTCGTCCTCGGGGGCCCGCGTGACGTATGGCGCGGCGGAAGCCTCGGACTCCGCGTCCCCGGTGACGATGAGTTACAGCCAGGTCTCGGGGTCGGAGTTCCCGTTGGGGACGACCTCGGTGACGGTGAGCGCGAAGGACTCGGCGGACAACGAGGGCTCCTGCGCCTTCTCCGTGACGGTGCGCGACACCACCGCCCCGGCCATCACCTGCCCGGCGGACCTGGAGGTGGAGACGCGCGACGCCCAGGGGCTCGCGGTCGAGTACCCGTCCGCCACCGCGAGTGACGCCGTGACGGCCGCGCCCCGGTTGGCCTACAGCCACGCCTCGGGTGGCCTCTTCCCCGTGGGCACCACCCCCGTTGAGGCCACCGCCACGGACGCGGCGGGCAACTCGGCCTCGTGCTCCTTCCGGGTCACCGTGAAGCCCCAGCCGGAGTACTCGGTGAAGGTGGATGAGGGCCTGGGCTGCGGCGCGGCTGGGGGCTCTCCATCGGCCGGACTCGGGGGCGCCCTGGCGCTGCTCTCCTGGCTGGCCCTCGGGCGGGCTCGGGCACGGCGCGACTGAGTGCGGGCATTGCCCGGGATGCCAGGAGCGTGTTCCGGGCGGGCTTCCACAAAATTCTGTGTAAAAGCAAGCAGGCGTGCACTACGCGACGTAGCCGGCTGGTTCGTGCCCCAAGGGCTTTACAGGGCGGCCCACAATGGTCACCCTGTTCGGTAAATCGGTCAAAGGCGTTCGGAGGGGCACCACATGGGGTGGGCTCCAAGAGACCGATGGGGGGCGCCCTCGCGGGGCGGCGAGCCGGAGACGGCCGAAGACCCGAGGTAGCCGAGGCGCGTCCAGGAGAAGCCATGGTGCACGACGAGACGACCTACATGGATGACGAGGGGATGGAGTACGTCGAGCTGGGTGGCCAGGACGAGGAGTCCGGCTACATCGTGCCAGTGCGAGTCACCACCGGTGGCCGTCTCTGGGGCGCTGACGAGGCCTACGGCGGTTACGACGCCGAGTAGCACCACGGCCCCCGCGTCGGGCATGACGCGGGGGCGCGAAGTCACACGGAAGGACGCAGCGCCCTGTCGAGCCGGTGCCTGGCACCCGTTCCGGGGATGGAATCCGCGGCTCCGTGTATCCTCCCGCACCGCGTGGAGTCCCCGAGCGAATCGAACACCCCTGGAGCGACGCCGGAAGGACGGCTCGTCACGGACATCCTCCTGTCCTGCCGGCGGCATGGCGCGTGGCCCTCGGTGGAAGCGCTCCGCCTCGAGCACGGGGAGGCGCGGGAGGCGCTCGACGCGCTCCTGGAAGCGGGCCTGCTGCGGGTGCACTCCGAACACTGCCGGCCCTCGCTCGGCGCGCTCCTGCGCTTCGGTCCCGAGGCGGAGCTCGCGGGCTTCGACCGGTTGCTGCCCGCGTTGAAGGAGGCCTGGCGGCGCAACCGCGCCAAGGCCTGGAGCGCCGAGGAGCTCGGGGTGCTGTCCGGCCTTCCGGCGGCCGAGGTGGCCCAGGTCCTGGAGCTGTTCGCCTCGGAGCTGGACATCGCGGACGCGCTCTTCGGAGACGACGTGGGCCTCGTCGGCGCCATCCAGCTCTCGCCCGCGGTGGGGGAGCTGGAGCCCTTCGCGGCCGTCCGCGCGCGGCTCGTCGCCCAGGGCCCGCTGGAGCCGCCCCTCCGCCTCACCGGGTTGCGGGTGGATGGATACCGGGCCCTGGAGGGCTTCGAGGCGCGGTTCGGTGCGCTCACCGTCCTCACCGGCGCACAGGGCTCGGGCAAGTCCTCGCTCCTCGACTGTCTGGCCCTGCTCTCCTTCGCCGCGGAGCACCCGCTCCCGTCCGGGTTGGAGCCTCGCGGCGCCGGCCAGCGGCTGTTCCACTCGGGGGCTCCCGAGCGCATTCACGTGACCTTGTGCGTCACGAGTGGCACCGGCAGGGCCCTGCGCTACACGGTGAGTTTTGGCGGGCCCCTGGTTGCGCCCCGCGTCATCTCGGAGCGGCTCGCCCCGGTGGAGCCTGACGCGAGTGGCCAGGAGCCGTTCGCGTTCCTCGACTTCAAGGGCGGCAAGGGAACGGTCCGCACCGTGATGTGGGAGCCGCCCCGGCCCCGGGTGCTCCCGGTGCCCCGCACGGTGCCTCCGGACGAGCTCGCGCTGCGCGGGGAGCTCGAGCCCGCCCTGGGCGTCGTGGCCAGCTTCCGGGAGTTCCTCTCCGGCTGGCGCTGCCATGCGGGCTTCGAGGTCGGAAGGGGCTCGGCGATGCGCCGGCCCGTGCCCTCGGAGCCGGAGCCCCTGCTGGCGGTGGATGGCTCCAACCTGAGCGCCGTGCTCTTCCACTTGATGGTGGAGCACCCCGAGCGCTGGCGCGAGCTCGAGGCACACCTGCGCTCGGCCATTCCCTCCTTCCAATCACTCTCGGTCAAACCCCGGGGCGGGCCGGGCACGGTCATCGGCGTCTGGCGCGAGGCGGGTGTGAGGGACGAGCTGACACTGGCGGACCTCTCGGACGGGACGCTCCGCTTCCTCTGTCTGGCGGCGCTGTGCCTGTCACCCCGGAAGCCGCCGCTCCTGGGCCTCGACGGTCCCGACGTGGGCCTCCACCCTCGCGTGCTGCCAGTGCTCGCGGGGCTGCTGCGGCGGGCCTCCACCGAGACCCAGGTGCTCGTCACCACCGGGTCTTCCGCGCTGCTCTCGGAATTCTCGCGTGACGAGATGGCCCTACTGGAAAAGGTGGATGGGCGCGTGGTGTTCGGTGGGGTGGACGGGGCTGTGCCTGCGCGGGCCATGTAGGCGATACTGAGGCGACGCGGCACCATCGGGGCGCTCGCGCGGAGGTTGAGGCAATGAAGTTGACGGCCTGGGCGGTCGAGCGCGACGGTGAGCGCGGTAGGGATGTTCATCTGCTCGTCACCGTGGAGGCCGAGTCGGACGCGCCCCGTGCGCCCGTGGCGATGAACCTCGTGCTGGACCGGAGCGCCTCGATGCGTGGCGCGCCACTGGGGGCCGCGGTGGAGGCCGCGCAACTGCTCGTCGAGCGCGCGGGGCCGAAGGACTACCTCGGGCTGCTCGCCTTCGACGGAGTCCCCGAGCAGCTCGTCCCCCTCAAGCTCATGGACGCCGAGGCGCGCGCGGAGCTCTCCGAGAGCCTTTCCGCGCTGGACGCGGGCGAGGGCACCGCGCTGCACGAGGCGGTGGAGTCCGGCGCCGCGGCGGTGCGCCGGCTGTTCATCCCCGGGGCGCGCCCGAAGATGCTGGTGCTCACGGATGGAGAGCCGTCGGTGGGCCGGCGCTCGCTGGCGGACTTCCGCGCGCTGGGCAGCAAGGTGGCCGAGTCCGGCATCACGCTGCACGCGATGGGACTGGGGCGGCACTACCTGCCGGAGATTCTCGAGGCGCTCACCACGCCGGCGGGCACGGGCTTCACGCACGTGGACGACGCCGAGGGCCTGCCGGTGGCCACCGCGGCGTTGGTGGCCGAGCTCTTCGGCGAGGTGGGCACCGAGGCGCGCCTGCACGTGCGGCCCATTGGCTTCACCGAGCTGCTCTGCCGCCACCGCTACCCGGCGCGCGCGGAGGGGGACGCGCTGAGCGTGGGGTTGGGAGCGCTCTCGAACGCGTTCCCTCGCCGGGCGCTCTTCACGGGGCAGCTGGAGCTGGCCGAGTGGTCGCTGCAGGTGACGACGTCCTGGACGGAGCGGGGCGACACGCGGCGCGTGACGGTGCCGGTGCAGCGCGTGCTGCCGGACAGCCCCGAGGGCCGCTTCGTGCGCGCGGTGGGCGCGGAGCTGGACCTGGTGGCGGCGGAGGCCTCGGCGTGGAAGGCGCTGCTGCGGCGCAACCCGACGGCGGCCGAGCATGCGCTGGCACATGCCGAGGAGTTCCTGCGCGAGCTGGTGCGGCTGTCGGTGGAGCAGGTGCCGGCGAAGCGCCACGTGGATCGGCTGGCGGACCTGCGGCTGGCGGTGGAGCGCCGGTCCGGGGACGTGTCGGCGCTCGGGGTGCGCCGGGCCCGGGCCGCGGACGCACACACCGGGTTGAGCATCGTCCAGCCCGCGCTCCCGGTCGTGCGCAAGGCGAGGAACTGAGCATCCGGCCGTCCTCCCAGAAGCTGTAACCGGCGGACCGCCTTCCGCGTACCTGTTGCACCACCGGGGTTTCCGCCCGGGAATGGCCGCCTGTCTGGAGGGTTGATGGGCGCCACTCCGGAGGCATGAGGCTGGCGGTCGGCGAGCCGGTGGGTTAACGGGAGGCGCATGACGCAGCATCGGGTACGACGTTCGAGCTGGGGTGGTCTTCTCTTCGCGGCGCTGGGGCTCGTCCTCGGCGCGGGCGTGGCACGGGCGGAGCTGCCGGCCACCGCGGTGTCGACGGGCGCTCCGGATCAGGGCAACCCTCGCGTGGAGGCGGCCCTCCTGACGGATGTCACCCAGGTGAAGCCGGGTGACTCCTTCCGCGTGGGTGTGCGCTTCCGCATGGACCCGGGCTGGCACATCTACTGGAAGAATCCAGGAGAGTCGGGGCTGGCCTCGGAGATCGTCTGGGACACGCCGGGCACCACCGTGGGCGAGCTGCAGTGGCCGCTGCCCATCACCTTCCGCAGCCCGGACGGCTTCATCACCTCCTATGGCTACGGGGAGGAGGTGCTCCTCTTCGCCGAGGCCCGCGTGTCCGAGCAGATGACGGGCTCGCTGCAGCTGTCGGCCGCGTCGGACATCCTGGTGTGCGAGCAGCGCTGCCTGCCCGCGCAGCTCATGCTCACCCGCAACGTGCCGGTGGGCCCCGAGACACTGAAGGACTCCGAGTTCGCCCCCGCCTTCGACGCGGCGCGCGCGAGCGTGCCGGTGACGCCCGAGAGCGCCGGCCACGTGGTGTCGCTCGCGCTCGACACGAAGCCGCTCACCGCCGGCCAGCCCTTCACGGGCACCTTCACCGTGACGGCGCCCCAGGGACAGCCGGCGCCCATGGTGGAGAAGGACTTCTTCATTCCCGAGCGCATCAAGGGCATCGCGCGCGTGGAGCTCTCGCCCGTGGCGGGCAAGCCCGGCACCTTCAAGGTGGAAGGCACGGCCGCCGCGGACGTGCCCGCGCAGGAGCCCCGGCTGGCGGGCGTGCTTCGGCTGGGCACGGCGGCCTCGGGCTACCGCGCGCTGACGCTGGACCTGGCGCTCGCGCCCGTGGTGGCCGCCCCGCCCGGGACCGTTGCGGCCGCGCCGGTGGTGAAGGCCCCGCCCGTGGTGGTGCCGCCTCCCTCGATGGGTACGGCCGTGGCGTCCGAGTCCTCGCTGTCGCTGGGGCTGGTGCTCCTCTTCGCCTTCCTCGGGGGCGCGCTGCTCAACCTCATGCCGTGCGTCTTCCCGGTGCTGGCCCTCAAGGCGTACGGCTTCACCCGCACGGTGCACGCCGAGCGCGGCAAGGTGGCGCTGCACGCGCTGGCGTACGCGGGGGGAATCATCGGCTCGCTGCTGGTGCTGGCGCTGGTGGTGCTGGCCCTGCGCGCCGGTGGGAGCAGCGTGGGCTGGGGCTTCCAGTTCCAGGAGCCGCTCTTCGTCGCGGCGGTGGCCGCGGTACTGGTGGCCTTCGCCCTCAACCTCTTCGGCGTCTTCACGGTGGGCACGGACGGCACCGCGCTGGTGGAGAAGGTGGACTCGAGCCATGGCCTGGCGCGCAGCGCGGGCGAGGGCGTGCTGGCGGTGGTGCTGGCCACGCCCTGCTCGGCGCCGCTGTTGGGCACCGCGGTGGGCTTCGCGCTCGCGGCGGGCCCGATCACGGTGCTGGCCACCTTCTTCATGCTGGGCCTCGGCCTGGCGCTGCCCTTCTGCCTGCTGGTGCTGGTGCCCGGGCTGACGAAGCTGCTGCCCAAGCCGGGCGCGTGGATGGAGCGCGGCAAGCAGCTGCTGGGCTTCGCGCTGCTGGGCACCACGGTGTGGCTGGTGTGGGTGATGGGCGGCCTCACGGGCGTGGACGGCATGGCGCGGCTGCTGGCCTTCCTCGCGGTGGTGGGTCTGGGCGCGTGGATGTACGGGCTGGCGCAGGGAGCCGAGGGCGGGCGCAAGGTGGCGGGCGTGGTGGCGGTGGTGGCCGTGGTGGCGGTGGGAGGACTCTTCTCCCTGCGCTTCGAGGAGACGGGTCCGGCCCTGCGCAAGGCGTCGGCGGTGGCCGAGGCGCAGCCGTGGGACGATGCGGCGGTGACGGCGGCGCTGAAGGCGGGCCAGCCCGTGTTCGTCGACTTCACGGCGGACTGGTGCCTCACGTGCAAGTTCAACGAGCGCACGGTGCTGACGCGCGAGGACGTGCGGACCGCGTTCGCGCAGCACAAGGTGGCCTTCTTCGTGGCGGACTGGACGCGGCGGGACGAGCGCATCAGCGCGAAGCTGGCCGAGTTCGGCCGGGCCGGCGTGCCCATGTACCTGGTGGTGAGCCCCGCGGCGCCCGACAAGCCCGAGGTGCTGCCCGAGCTGCTCACCCCCGACACCGTCATCGAGGCCGTGCGCCGCGCGGCGGAGCGCGTAGCGGACGCGACGTAGCGAGATTACTTCCGCTGTACCCTCACCCAGGAGAGCTGACCGGATGAAGACGTTCATCAGTGCAGTCGCCCTCGCCGTGATGATGCCCGTGGTGGCGTTCGCCGCCGAGACCGCCCAGGTGGGCAAGCCCGCCCCGGCCTTCACCCTCAAGGACGAGTCCGGCAAGGAGCACTCGCTCGCGCAGTACAAGGGGAAGATCGTGGTCCTGGAGTGGACGAACTCGGACTGCCCCTTCGTGCAGCGCCACTACACGGCGAACACCATGCAGAAGACGCTGGCGGGCTTCGACGCCAAGAAGGTGGTGTGGCTGGCGGTGGACTCCACGGCGAGCCACACGCCGGACAAGGTCGCGGCCTGGAAGAAGGAGAAGGGCTTCACCTACCCCGTGCTGCAGGATGCGAGCGGCACGGTGGGCAAGTCCTACGGCGCCAAGACGACGCCGCACATGTACGTCATCGATGAGCAGGGCGTGGTGCGCTACGCGGGCGCCATCGACGACGACCCGCGCGGCAACAAGAAGGAGGGCACCACCAACTACGTGAAGACGGCGGTGGATGCGCTCCTCTCCGGCAAGCCGGTGCCGACCTCCAGCAGCGAGCCGTACGGCTGCTCGGTGAAGTACAAGAGCTGAGTCCCCACCGTGGCTATGAGGCCCTCGCGTCCCGAGTCGGGCGCGGGGGCCTTCGTGTATCAGGGGCCTGGGGGCCGCCTCATGATCCTGCCCCGACAGTGGCCGTACAGTTGGCTGCCTGGGACAGGGAATTGGGGCGGCATTGGCATAAGGCCTCCCCCACCAGCCCCACCCCATCGCGAGTCCATCCTCAACTCAACCGCGCCTGGTCACGGCTCGGGGGCGGCGGGTTCGAATCCCGCCGATTCCAATAGAGGTTGCCCGCCGCCTCGAGTCGACCCCACTCCTAACAAGGAGGCGCGGTGCTGCTCGGGCTTGAGGCTACGAAATCAACCCCAGCAGGTGGAAGAACACCAACCCGGGGCCCACGTGTGGCTCATCGGGCAAGTCCGGATCCGGAAACAAGCGACGAGCTTCCTCCGCCACGTCTCCTTCATAGAGCTGTGTTGCCAGGGTCACCCAGTCCAAACCCGCGACGCTTGGCTTCAACTCAAGTGCTTTGCGCTGCGCCCACGCGAACAGTTCATCTTCCCGTGCATCATCACCTGACGACCACTTGATTCGCCAGAACTCGTGCCCGGAATCTGGCGCTGGGGAGCCGAGGTTCATGAGTTCAGCGGAAAGGTCGTTGAAGTCTCGGCGTTCCGCCCACGCTTTCGTACAGTAGAGAGCGACCTTGCATCCTACGCAGTCGTCCCATCTGGCGAAAGCCTCCTCTTCCTCGGGAGTCATCGGTGATCGAGGATCAGGGGGTTCATTCATGGTTCTTCCTTCACCATACGGTTCTGTTTGGCCCACTCATCGGCTGCTTTGTTGTACATATCCGCCGCCTCGCGTGGATATGTCTGCTCGTTGCAGGTGCGCCGAGCAAACAAGACGGCAACGCCTACAGCCGCCTCGCGTCGTTCCAAAGCGCGGGAAGATTCGGCCCCCGCCTCCATGATTTTTTTGTGTAGATTGAATGCTCGACGGATGGCGCAATACTCGAACAAGCGGGCAGCGACACATGCTCGAACGTCCGGATGAAGTCGGGCCATGGCTTCGTGAAGTCGCGCTCCCCAAAGAGCGTTGTTCATGGTTTCAGCGCAACGGCGCGTGGCCTCTGTGCTCTCATCCTTCGGTGAAGGAAGTCGGACACCCGCGATCATGGCGGGCATCTCGTCGTATTTTGGCCGCTTGACCGCTTCCACTTCATCCGCAGCCCAGAGACCCGGCCCTGGCGTTGA from the Archangium lipolyticum genome contains:
- a CDS encoding AAA family ATPase, encoding MESPSESNTPGATPEGRLVTDILLSCRRHGAWPSVEALRLEHGEAREALDALLEAGLLRVHSEHCRPSLGALLRFGPEAELAGFDRLLPALKEAWRRNRAKAWSAEELGVLSGLPAAEVAQVLELFASELDIADALFGDDVGLVGAIQLSPAVGELEPFAAVRARLVAQGPLEPPLRLTGLRVDGYRALEGFEARFGALTVLTGAQGSGKSSLLDCLALLSFAAEHPLPSGLEPRGAGQRLFHSGAPERIHVTLCVTSGTGRALRYTVSFGGPLVAPRVISERLAPVEPDASGQEPFAFLDFKGGKGTVRTVMWEPPRPRVLPVPRTVPPDELALRGELEPALGVVASFREFLSGWRCHAGFEVGRGSAMRRPVPSEPEPLLAVDGSNLSAVLFHLMVEHPERWRELEAHLRSAIPSFQSLSVKPRGGPGTVIGVWREAGVRDELTLADLSDGTLRFLCLAALCLSPRKPPLLGLDGPDVGLHPRVLPVLAGLLRRASTETQVLVTTGSSALLSEFSRDEMALLEKVDGRVVFGGVDGAVPARAM
- a CDS encoding VWA domain-containing protein; translated protein: MKLTAWAVERDGERGRDVHLLVTVEAESDAPRAPVAMNLVLDRSASMRGAPLGAAVEAAQLLVERAGPKDYLGLLAFDGVPEQLVPLKLMDAEARAELSESLSALDAGEGTALHEAVESGAAAVRRLFIPGARPKMLVLTDGEPSVGRRSLADFRALGSKVAESGITLHAMGLGRHYLPEILEALTTPAGTGFTHVDDAEGLPVATAALVAELFGEVGTEARLHVRPIGFTELLCRHRYPARAEGDALSVGLGALSNAFPRRALFTGQLELAEWSLQVTTSWTERGDTRRVTVPVQRVLPDSPEGRFVRAVGAELDLVAAEASAWKALLRRNPTAAEHALAHAEEFLRELVRLSVEQVPAKRHVDRLADLRLAVERRSGDVSALGVRRARAADAHTGLSIVQPALPVVRKARN
- a CDS encoding protein-disulfide reductase DsbD family protein; this encodes MTQHRVRRSSWGGLLFAALGLVLGAGVARAELPATAVSTGAPDQGNPRVEAALLTDVTQVKPGDSFRVGVRFRMDPGWHIYWKNPGESGLASEIVWDTPGTTVGELQWPLPITFRSPDGFITSYGYGEEVLLFAEARVSEQMTGSLQLSAASDILVCEQRCLPAQLMLTRNVPVGPETLKDSEFAPAFDAARASVPVTPESAGHVVSLALDTKPLTAGQPFTGTFTVTAPQGQPAPMVEKDFFIPERIKGIARVELSPVAGKPGTFKVEGTAAADVPAQEPRLAGVLRLGTAASGYRALTLDLALAPVVAAPPGTVAAAPVVKAPPVVVPPPSMGTAVASESSLSLGLVLLFAFLGGALLNLMPCVFPVLALKAYGFTRTVHAERGKVALHALAYAGGIIGSLLVLALVVLALRAGGSSVGWGFQFQEPLFVAAVAAVLVAFALNLFGVFTVGTDGTALVEKVDSSHGLARSAGEGVLAVVLATPCSAPLLGTAVGFALAAGPITVLATFFMLGLGLALPFCLLVLVPGLTKLLPKPGAWMERGKQLLGFALLGTTVWLVWVMGGLTGVDGMARLLAFLAVVGLGAWMYGLAQGAEGGRKVAGVVAVVAVVAVGGLFSLRFEETGPALRKASAVAEAQPWDDAAVTAALKAGQPVFVDFTADWCLTCKFNERTVLTREDVRTAFAQHKVAFFVADWTRRDERISAKLAEFGRAGVPMYLVVSPAAPDKPEVLPELLTPDTVIEAVRRAAERVADAT
- a CDS encoding thioredoxin family protein — protein: MKTFISAVALAVMMPVVAFAAETAQVGKPAPAFTLKDESGKEHSLAQYKGKIVVLEWTNSDCPFVQRHYTANTMQKTLAGFDAKKVVWLAVDSTASHTPDKVAAWKKEKGFTYPVLQDASGTVGKSYGAKTTPHMYVIDEQGVVRYAGAIDDDPRGNKKEGTTNYVKTAVDALLSGKPVPTSSSEPYGCSVKYKS